A genomic segment from Anabas testudineus chromosome 6, fAnaTes1.2, whole genome shotgun sequence encodes:
- the spi1a gene encoding transcription factor PU.1a: MDSYVISPSSEEIIPNEPENYRPPAELYPYLTNVGEIYEDHRWAFHSERIQASDFENSPVNHLTELQSVSPQQLIQPFRYSTESLPLHLDPPLAPLSVSPQIPFYTSSLCYPYPSSASPGHYYSEEEQRGVSPPLEVSEGEDEFEDHRDHSFRKDTNNKKKIRLYQFLLDLLRNGDMSDSIWWLDQDKGIFQFSTKHKEALASHWGIQKGNRKKMTYQKMARALRNYGKTGEIKKVKKKLTYQFSEEVLRNLYLRQYAR, encoded by the exons ATGGACAGCTATGTTATATCACCT TCCTCAGAGGAAATTATTCCAAATGAGCCAGAGAATTACCGACCACCTGCGGAGCTGTACCCCTACCTCACTAATGTAGGGGAGATTTACGAAG ACCACAGATGGGCCTTTCACTCTGAGCGTATCCAGGCATCAGACTTTGAGAATTCACCGGTGAATCATCTCACAGAGCTTcagtctgtgtctcctcaacaaCTGATACAACCGTTCCGCTACAGCACCGAGTCTCTGCCCCTTCACCTGGACCCTCCTCTCGCACCTCTTTCTGTGTCACCACAG ATCCCATTTTACACCTCCTCCTTGTGCTACCCGTATCCATCCTCTGCCTCGCCTGGCCATTACTACTCAGAGGAGGAACAAAGAGGAGTGAGTCCCCCACTTGAGGTGTCAGAAGGGGAGGATGAATTTGAAGACCACAGAGACCACTCCTTCAGAAAAGACACTA ATAACAAGAAGAAAATCCGCCTGTACCAGTTCCTCCTGGACTTGCTAAGAAACGGTGACATGAGTGACAGTATCTGGTGGCTGGACCAGGATAAGGGCATCTTCCAGTTctccacaaaacacaaagaagctCTGGCCAGCCACTGGGGTATTCAGAAGGGCAACCGCAAAAAAATGACCTACCAAAAAATGGCTCGAGCTCTGAGGAACTATGGCAAAActggagaaattaaaaaagtaaagaagaagcTAACCTACCAGTTCAGTGAGGAAGTTCTGAGGAACCTCTATTTACGTCAGTATGCTCGCTGA